One Pseudorasbora parva isolate DD20220531a chromosome 4, ASM2467924v1, whole genome shotgun sequence genomic region harbors:
- the LOC137073716 gene encoding tropomyosin-2-like, with product MSRSSSPAVLWDHLTTWLEALTATSQGNLGQLSQEQLDTELDQLMTHDPTQSCSNKEVAKILGSLAHVLIAQARLSEGSYANLEQDAATLKLQAEEAWRDQALALLRLDQLLDTEKEDETDKEQRKEVERLQKTLEELRRDADRRVQSEKDARKDLDEQLRHGESLLERANDELKDGDARAKAYAKHLQSAQAEIDELIQQRHELEDELDMVQRELRQSYKVQHYRKGETRNTNSPLFKRSPASLHESPSAAEERTPFQEVKVNSHEASKNLDKLQHTLITANNKPVKHQHLFQECDNITSTLTLGIAFLLYRKFNKMRTSTAKLTTAVSGGLRWKPRREITTPGAETDFIELAPQP from the exons ATGTCCCGTTCATCCAGTCCCGCCGTCCTGTGGGATCacctaacgacatggctggaagcgctaacggccaccagtcaaggaaaTCTGGGGCAGCTGAGCCAGGAgcaactggacaccgagctagaccagctgatgacacatGATCCAACGCAGAGCTGCTCCAACAAagaagtggccaagatcctcggaagcctcgcccacgtcctcatcgctCAGGCACGTttaagcgaagggagctacgccAATCTGGAACAGGAtgcagcaacgctaaagcttcaagccgaGGAGGCCtggagagaccaagccctcgcgctgcttcgtctagatcagcttctagacacagagaaagaggATGAAACGGACAAGGAACAAAGAAAGGAAGtagaaagacttcaaaagaccctggaggagctccgtcgtgacgctgaccgacgagtacagtcagagaaagacgccaggaaagacctcgacgAACAGCTTCGGCAtggcgaatccctcctggagagagccaatgatgaacttaaagacgGAGACGCTAGAGCCAAagcctatgcaaaacatttgcagtcggcacaagccgagatcgatGAGCTtatccagcaaagacacgagctcgaagatgaacttgacatggtgcaaagagaactgagacaatcatataaAGTGCAACattaccggaagggggaaacacgcAACACAaacagccccctgtttaaaaggtcacccgccagtctccacgaatccccgtccGCAGCAgaggaaaggacgcccttccaggaagtcaaggtcaacagccacgaagcttcaaagaaccttgacaagctg cagcacacactCATTACAGCTAACAACAAGCCAGTCAAACACCAACACCTGTTCCAGGAATGTGACAACATCACGAGTACCCTAACCCTGGGCATCGCCTTCCTCCTGTACAGAAAATTCAATAAGATGAGAACCTCCACAGCCAAGCTCACAACGGCCGTGTCCGGAGGTCTCCGATGGAAACCACGGAGGGAAATTACAACGCCCGGAGCAGAGACGGACTTCATCGAGCTGGCTCCCCAGCCGTAA